A window of the Equus asinus isolate D_3611 breed Donkey chromosome 20, EquAss-T2T_v2, whole genome shotgun sequence genome harbors these coding sequences:
- the LOC106828938 gene encoding olfactory receptor 52N5-like, producing the protein MLVSNNSYVAPKSFILNGIPGLERVHGWISIPFCTMYIISFVGNLGLVYLIHREESLHRPMYFFLAMLSLIDLFTCTTTLPNALCIFWFNLKEINFNACLVQMFFVHGFTGVESGVLMLMALDRYVAICYPLRYATILTNPIIAKAGLATFLRGMLLMIPFPILAKHLPFCQSNIISHTYCDHMSVVKLSCASIKVNVIYGLMVALLIGVIDICCISISYTMILQAVVSLSSADARQKAFSTCTAHISAIIITYVPAFFTFFTHRFGGHTIPPPLHIIVANLYLLLPPTLNPIVYGVKTKQIRDNVTKLLQGEKCASIQHKN; encoded by the coding sequence ATGCTGGTTTCCAACAATTCATATGTGGCCCCTAAATCTTTTATTCTTAATGGAATTCCTGGTTTGGAAAGAGTACATGGATGGATCTCCATACCATTCTGCACAATGTATATCATCTCCTTTGTAGGAAACCTTGGCCTTGTGTACCTCATTCATCGTGAAGAGTCCTTACATCGTCCAATGTATTTCTTTCTGGCCATGCTCTCCCTCATTGACCTCTTTACCTGCACCACTACTCTACCCAATGCACTCTGCATCTTCTGGTTCAATCTCAAAGAAATTAACTTCAATGCTTGCTTAGTCCAGATGTTCTTTGTCCATGGGTTCACGGGTGTGGAGTCTGGTGTGCTCATGCTCATGGCTCtggaccgctatgtggccatttgTTACCCATTGCGTTATGCTACAATACTCACTAACCCTATCATTGCCAAAGCTGGGCTTGCCACCTTCCTGAGAGGTATGTTGCTCATGATCCCTTTCCCAATCTTGGCCAAGCATTTGCCCTTCTGCCAAAGCAATATTATCTCCCATACATATTGTGACCACATGTCAGTGGTGAAGTTATCCTGTGCCAGCATCAAGGTCAATGTCATCTATGGTCTGATGGTTGCCCTCTTGATTGGAGTGATTGACATCTGCTGTATATCCATATCTTACACTATGATCCTTCAGGCAGTGGTTAGCCTCTCATCAGCAGATGCTCGGCAGAAGGCCTTTAGCACCTGCACTGCCCATATATCTGCCATCATCATCACTTATGTTCCAGCTTTCTTCACATTCTTTACCCATCGTTTTGGGGGACACACCATTCCCCCTCCTCTTCACATCATTGTGGCTAATCTTTATCTTCTTCTTCCCCCAACTCTGAACCCTATTGTTTATGGGGTAAAGACAAAACAGATCCGAGACAATGTCACAAAGCTCTTACAGGGTGAAAAATGTGCAAGTATTCAGCACAAAAATTAG